The following are encoded together in the Misgurnus anguillicaudatus chromosome 14, ASM2758022v2, whole genome shotgun sequence genome:
- the chd5 gene encoding chromodomain-helicase-DNA-binding protein 5 isoform X2, which produces MPGSLSNEEEGQDDIDFEDDVPDEDEEGGRERSVPLSPLERFFSEGSVKQQKKKKPSKITEGKEEKPKVKKKKKKEGLARALDDMSDREDRGHRSGSESSTYSSLKKKKKPKEKKEKKTKQRKKDEDEDDDDDDDGNMKEPKSSSQLMMEWGLEDVQYAFSEDDYKTITNYKAFSQFLRPLIAKKNPKIPMSKMMTVLGAKWREFSANNPFKGTSATAVAAAVAAAVETVNVAPPICIRSIQQISPSGQIKKAKTKEGKGPGAKRKSKPVKETKKKGKPKKSKSKAGQGGKRKKGSSSEEDFLDDFSDFDDISIHSASVRSDTSAAPKKKTSRRGRKKRKREDGDGYETDHQDYCEVCQQGGEIILCDTCPRAYHLVCLDPELEKAPEGKWSCPHCEKEGIQWEAKDDEEEEDEVAGEEEDDHMEFCRVCKDGGELLCCDTCPSSYHIHCLNPPLPEIPNGEWLCPRCMCPPLKGKVQKILHWSWGDPPLPPEVPPLQDGEKVDGLAKTPLKGRPERQLFVKWAGLSYWHCSWVNELQLELYHTVMYRNYQRKNDMDEPPPYDYGSGEEELNNEKRRSKDPQYAAMEERFYRYGIKPEWMIIHRILNHSFDKDGDVHYLIKWRDLAYDQCTWEADDFDIPDYDNYKQAYWDHREQVLGESRPPLLCRKGKRLKDEGKRREPPPDTPVVDPTIKFDQQPWYIDDTGGTLHPYQLEGLNWLRFSWAQGTDTILADEMGLGKTVQTIVFLYSLYKEGHSKGPFLVSAPLSTIINWEREFEMWAPEFYVVTYTGDKESRAVIRENEFTFEDSAVKTGRKVFRMKDTPIKFHVLLTSYELITIDQAILGSITWACLVVDEAHRLKNNQSKFFRILNGYKIYYKLLLTGTPLQNNLEELFHLLNFLTPERFNNLEGFLEEFADISKEDQIKKLHDLLGPHMLRRLKADVFKNMPAKTELIVRVELSPMQKKYYKFILTRNFEALNSKGGGNQVSLLNIMMDLKKCCNHPYLFPVAAVEAPVLPNGSYDGNMLVKSSGKLTLLQKMLKKLKDEGHRVLIFSQMTKMLDLLEDFLEFEGYKYERIDGGITGGLRQEAIDRFNAPGAQQFCFLLSTRAGGLGINLATADTVIIYDSDWNPHNDIQAFSRAHRIGQNKKVMIYRFVTRASVEERITQVAKRKMMLTHLVVRPGLGSKTGSMSKQELDDILKFGTEELFKDDMEAARTMVTNMKFLNSCDNKDGEEVSVIHYDDNAISKLLDRSQDATEDTEIQNMNEYLSSFKVAQYVVREEDGEEEVQREIIKQEENVDPDYWEKLLRHHYEQQQEDLARNLGKGKRIRKQVNYNDASQEDQEWQDDLSDNQSEYSVGSEDEDEDFEERPEGGRRHSRRQLKSDRDKPLPPLLARVSGNIEVLGFNARQRKAFLNAIMRWGMPPQDAFNSHWLVRDLRGKSEKEFRAYVSLFMRHLCEPGADGAETFADGVPREGLSRQHVLTRIGVMSLVRKKVQEFEHVNGKFSTPDLIPLGLEFKKLTESISSDPNTPVPASPVPTQPSTPVPSDKSELVSGSQEDKEITEPESAKSSDPEPPMKPEPSPAPEKTNESEDPKSGSTGEKRQEESGKTTDKSPVHPEPSSNQTQLPTKPSEQSANQTALGEGFSLRR; this is translated from the exons ATGAGGATGAGGAAGGTGGGCGCGAGAGGAGTGTTCCCCTGTCACCACTAGAGAGGTTCTTCTCCGAGGGCTCTGTTAAACAGCAAAAGAAGAAGAAACCCAGCAAGATAACAGAGGGCAAGGAAGAAAAGCCTAAAgtgaagaaaaagaaaaaaaaggag GGGCTCGCTCGCGCACTGGATGACATGTCGGACAGGGAAGACCGGGGCCACAGGTCAGGAAGCGAAAGCAGCACCTACAGTTCcctgaagaagaagaagaaacccAAAGAGAAAAAGGAGAAGAAAAccaaacagagaaagaaagatgaAGACGAGGACGATGATGACGACGATGATGGAAACATGAAG GAACCAAAGTCATCCAGTCAGCTCATGATGGAGTGGGGTCTCGAAGACGTGCAGTACGCCTTCTCAGAGGATGACTATAAAACGATCACCAACTACAAAGCTTTTAGCCAATTTCTGAG GCCCCTCATTGCCAAGAAGAACCCCAAGATCCCCATGTCGAAAATGATGACGGTGCTTGGAGCAAAATGGAGGGAGTTCAGCGCAAACAACCCTTTTAAAGGCACCTCCGCAACTGCCGTGGCTGCGGCTGTGGCTGCTGCCGTGGAAACGGTCAATGTGGCCCCGCCCATCTGTATTAGAAGTATTCAACAGATCTCACCATCTGGGCAAATCAAAAAAGCCAAAACCAAAGAGGGAAAgg GGCCTGGTGCTAAAAGAAAGAGTAAGCCagttaaagaaacaaaaaagaaagggAAGCCGAAGAAGTCCAAATCGAAAGCAGGCCAGGGTGGAAAAAGGAAAAAAGGCTCTTCG AGTGAGGAGGATTTCCTGGATGACTTTTCAGACTTTGATGACATCAGCATTCACAGTGCCTCCGTCCGCTCCGACACTTCAGCAGCacctaaaaagaaaacaagccgTCGAGGacgaaagaaaagaaaaa GAGAGGATGGAGACGGTTACGAGACAGACCATCAGGACTACTGTGAGGTCTGTCAGCAGGGTGGAGAGATCATTTTATGTGACACCTGTCCTAGAGCATATCACCTGGTGTGTCTGGATCCAGAACTGGAAAAAGCCCCTGAGGGCAAATGGAGTTGCCCCCACTGT GAAAAAGAAGGCATCCAGTGGGAGGCCAAAgatgatgaggaggaggaagatGAGGTTGCCGGTGAGGAGGAAGATGACCATATGGAGTTCTGCAGGGTTTGTAAGGATGGTGGAGAGCTGTTGTGCTGTGACACTTGTCCGTCCTCCTACCACATCCACTGCCTCAACCCACCACTGCCTGAGATCCCTAATGGAGAGTGGCTGTGTCCGCGGTGTATG TGTCCACCACTAAAAGGAAAAGTCCAAAAGATTCTACATTGGTCTTGGGGAGATCCCCCTTTACCTCCTGAGGTCCCCCCTCTGCAGGATGGAGAGAAGGTGGATGGTTTAGCCAAAACCCCACTGAAGGGCCGTCCAGAGAGGCAGCTGTTTGTGAAATGGGCTGGCCTGTCTTACTGGCACTGCTCGTGGGTCAACGAACTACAG TTGGAGTTGTACCATACGGTAATGTACCGTAACTATCAGCGTAAAAACGACATGGACGAACCACCTCCATATGACTATGGCTCTGGGGAGGAGGAGCTTAACAACGAAAAGAGGAGGAGCAAAGATCCACAGTACGCAGCCATGGAGGAACGCTTTTACCGTTACGGGATCAAACCAGAGTGGATGATCATTCACAGAATCCTCAACCACAG TTTTGATAAAGATGGAGATGTACACTACCTGATTAAGTGGAGAGACCTCGCTTATGATCAGTGCACATGGGAGGCTGATGACTTCGACATCCCAGATTATGACAACTATAAGCAAGCCTACTGGGACCACAG GGAGCAGGTGCTCGGTGAGAGCCGCCCTCCCCTGCTGTGCAGAAAGGGAAAGCGTCTTAAAGATGAAGGAAAGAGAAGAGAACCCCCTCCAGACACTCCGGTTGTAGAC CCCACCATCAAGTTTGACCAGCAGCCCTGGTACATCGATGACACAGGGGGGACTTTGCACCCGTATCAGCTTGAAGGCCTAAACTGGTTGCGCTTCTCTTGGGCTCAAGGAACTGACACAATCTTGGCTGATGAAATGGGGCTTGGCAAGACCGTGCAGACGATAGTGTTCCTGTACTCACTTTACAAAGAG GGTCACTCCAAAGGGCCGTTTCTGGTCAGTGCGCCACTATCCACCATCATCAACTGGGAAAGAGAGTTTGAGATGTGGGCTCCAGAATTTTATGTCGTGACTTACACAGGGGACAAAGAGAGCAGGGCCGTCATACGCGAGAACGAATTTACTTTCGAGGACAGTGCAGTCAAAACGGGTCGTAAGGTTTTCCGCATGAAG GACACTCCGATAAAGTTTCATGTGCTGTTGACGTCATATGAACTGATCACCATTGATCAGGCCATTCTTGGCTCTATCACCTGGGCCTGCCTGGTTGTAGATGAAGCCCACCGGCTGAAGAATAACCAATCAAAG TTTTTCAGGATTCTGAATGGCTACAAAATCTACTATAAGCTGCTCCTGACTGGGACCCCATTGCAGAACAATCTAGAGGAGCTTTTTCACCTGCTCAACTTTCTCACCCCTGAGCGCTTCAA TAACCTGGAGGGTTTTCTGGAAGAGTTTGCGGATATCTCAAAAGAGGACCAGATTAAAAAACTGCATGACCTACTGGGACCACACATGCTCAGGAGGTTAAAGGCAGACGTCTTCAAGAACATGCCGGCAAAAACCGAACTCATAGTCCGGGTAGAACTGAGCCCGATGCAGAA GAAATActacaaattcattttaacacgAAATTTCGAGGCATTAAATTCCAAGGGAGGTGGTAACCAAGTGTCTCTTCTCAACATAATGATGGACTTGAAGAAATGTTGCAACCACCCCTACCTGTTTCCAGTTGCTGCAGTG GAAGCGCCCGTCTTGCCTAACGGTTCATATGATGGCAACATGCTGGTGAAATCCTCAGGCAAACTCACACTGCTTCAGAAGATGCTTAAAAAGCTCAAAGACGAGGGCCACCGAGTTCTCATCTTCTCTCAG ATGACAAAGATGCTTGACCTGCTAGAGGACTTCCTGGAGTTTGAGGGGTATAAATATGAGCGTATTGATGGGGGCATCACTGGGGGGTTGCGACAAGAGGCCATCGATCGCTTTAACG CACCTGGGGCTCAGCAGTTCTGTTTTCTGCTTTCTACACGTGCTGGAGGATTGGGCATTAATCTGGCAACCGCAGACACAGTGATCATATATGATTCTGACTGGAACCCACACAATGATATTCAG GCATTCAGTAGGGCACATCGTATCGGGCAAAATAAGAAAGTAATGATCTATCGTTTCGTAACGCGGGCATCCGTAGAGGAGCGTATCACCCAGGTGGCCAAGCGAAAAATGATGCTGACCCACCTGGTGGTCAGACCCGGCTTGGGCTCCAAAACAGGTTCAATGTCTAAACAGGAACTGGATGATATCCTCAAGTTTGGCACCGAGGAGCTTTTCAAAGATGATATGGAGGCTGCCAGAACTATGG TTACAAATATGAAGTTTCTTAACAGCT GTGATAACAAAGACGGAGAGGAGGTTAGTGTGATCCACTACGATGATAATGCCATCTCCAAACTGCTGGATCGCAGTCAGGACGCCACAGAAGACACAGAGATCCAGAACATGAATGAGTACCTGAGCTCCTTTAAAGTGGCTCAGTATGTAGTGAGAGAGGAAGATGGAGAG gagGAGGTCCAAAGAGAGATTATTAAGCAAGaagaaaatgttgatccagacTACTGGGAGAAGCTCTTGAGGCACCATTACGAGCAGCAGCAGGAGGATCTGGCAAGAAACCTGGGCAAAGGAAAACGCATCCGCAAACAGGTCAACTACAATGACGCCTCCCAGGAGGACCAAG AGTGGCAGGATGATCTTTCAGACAATCAGTCTGAATATTCTGTCGGGTCTGAAGACGAAGATGAAGATTTTGAGGAGCGTCCAGAAG GAGGGCGCAGACATTCTCGCAGACAATTAAAGAGCGACCGGGACAAACCATTGCCACCGTTGCTTGCTAGAGTTAGTGGAAATATAGAG GTTTTGGGATTTAACGCCCGGCAGCGGAAAGCCTTCCTGAATGCGATCATGCGCTGGGGGATGCCCCCACAAGATGCCTTCAACTCACACTGGCTGGTCCGTGACCTGAGAGGGAAAAGCGAGAAGGAATTTAG GGCTTATGTGTCTCTGTTCATGAGGCATCTGTGTGAGCCGGGAGCAGATGGAGCAGAGACCTTCGCTGATGGGGTACCAAGGGAGGGGCTGTCCCGTCAACACGTTCTCACACGGATCGGTGTCATGTCTTTGGTCCGCAAAAAG GTTCAGGAGTTTGAGCATGTGAATGGGAAATTCAGCACACCAGATTTGATTCCTTTGGGATTAGAGTTTAAAAAACTAACTGAGAGCATCTCATCGGACCCTAACACACCTGTCCCAGCCAGTCCGGTTCCAACTCAACCCAGCACTCCTGTTCCTTCAG ATAAAAGTGAGTTAGTATCCGGTTCTCAAGAGGACAAGGAGATTACAGAACCAGAGAGCGCCAAATCATCAGACCCTGAG CCACCAATGAAGCCAGAACCGTCCCCGGCACCAGAGAAGACCAATGAGAGTGAAGATCCAAAGAGCGGCAGTACAGGAGAAAAACGACAAGAGGAGAGCGGGAAAACCACTGACAAGTCACCTGTCCATCCAGAGCCATCGtccaatcaaacacagctgccCACTAAACCAAGCGAGCAGTCAGCCAATCAGACGGCTTTAGGTGAGGGGTTCTCACTACGCAGGTAA
- the chd5 gene encoding chromodomain-helicase-DNA-binding protein 5 isoform X3, with protein sequence MPGSLSNEEEGQDDIDFEDDVPDEDEEGGRERSVPLSPLERFFSEGSVKQQKKKKPSKITEGKEEKPKVKKKKKKEGLARALDDMSDREDRGHRSGSESSTYSSLKKKKKPKEKKEKKTKQRKKDEDEDDDDDDDGNMKEPKSSSQLMMEWGLEDVQYAFSEDDYKTITNYKAFSQFLRPLIAKKNPKIPMSKMMTVLGAKWREFSANNPFKGTSATAVAAAVAAAVETVNVAPPICIRSIQQISPSGQIKKAKTKEGKGPGAKRKSKPVKETKKKGKPKKSKSKAGQGGKRKKGSSSEEDFLDDFSDFDDISIHSASVRSDTSAAPKKKTSRRGRKKRKREDGDGYETDHQDYCEVCQQGGEIILCDTCPRAYHLVCLDPELEKAPEGKWSCPHCEKEGIQWEAKDDEEEEDEVAGEEEDDHMEFCRVCKDGGELLCCDTCPSSYHIHCLNPPLPEIPNGEWLCPRCMCPPLKGKVQKILHWSWGDPPLPPEVPPLQDGEKVDGLAKTPLKGRPERQLFVKWAGLSYWHCSWVNELQLELYHTVMYRNYQRKNDMDEPPPYDYGSGEEELNNEKRRSKDPQYAAMEERFYRYGIKPEWMIIHRILNHSFDKDGDVHYLIKWRDLAYDQCTWEADDFDIPDYDNYKQAYWDHREQVLGESRPPLLCRKGKRLKDEGKRREPPPDTPVVDPTIKFDQQPWYIDDTGGTLHPYQLEGLNWLRFSWAQGTDTILADEMGLGKTVQTIVFLYSLYKEGHSKGPFLVSAPLSTIINWEREFEMWAPEFYVVTYTGDKESRAVIRENEFTFEDSAVKTGRKVFRMKKDTPIKFHVLLTSYELITIDQAILGSITWACLVVDEAHRLKNNQSKFFRILNGYKIYYKLLLTGTPLQNNLEELFHLLNFLTPERFNNLEGFLEEFADISKEDQIKKLHDLLGPHMLRRLKADVFKNMPAKTELIVRVELSPMQKKYYKFILTRNFEALNSKGGGNQVSLLNIMMDLKKCCNHPYLFPVAAVEAPVLPNGSYDGNMLVKSSGKLTLLQKMLKKLKDEGHRVLIFSQMTKMLDLLEDFLEFEGYKYERIDGGITGGLRQEAIDRFNAPGAQQFCFLLSTRAGGLGINLATADTVIIYDSDWNPHNDIQAFSRAHRIGQNKKVMIYRFVTRASVEERITQVAKRKMMLTHLVVRPGLGSKTGSMSKQELDDILKFGTEELFKDDMEAARTMGDNKDGEEVSVIHYDDNAISKLLDRSQDATEDTEIQNMNEYLSSFKVAQYVVREEDGEEEVQREIIKQEENVDPDYWEKLLRHHYEQQQEDLARNLGKGKRIRKQVNYNDASQEDQEWQDDLSDNQSEYSVGSEDEDEDFEERPEGGRRHSRRQLKSDRDKPLPPLLARVSGNIEVLGFNARQRKAFLNAIMRWGMPPQDAFNSHWLVRDLRGKSEKEFRAYVSLFMRHLCEPGADGAETFADGVPREGLSRQHVLTRIGVMSLVRKKVQEFEHVNGKFSTPDLIPLGLEFKKLTESISSDPNTPVPASPVPTQPSTPVPSDKSELVSGSQEDKEITEPESAKSSDPEPPMKPEPSPAPEKTNESEDPKSGSTGEKRQEESGKTTDKSPVHPEPSSNQTQLPTKPSEQSANQTALGEGFSLRR encoded by the exons ATGAGGATGAGGAAGGTGGGCGCGAGAGGAGTGTTCCCCTGTCACCACTAGAGAGGTTCTTCTCCGAGGGCTCTGTTAAACAGCAAAAGAAGAAGAAACCCAGCAAGATAACAGAGGGCAAGGAAGAAAAGCCTAAAgtgaagaaaaagaaaaaaaaggag GGGCTCGCTCGCGCACTGGATGACATGTCGGACAGGGAAGACCGGGGCCACAGGTCAGGAAGCGAAAGCAGCACCTACAGTTCcctgaagaagaagaagaaacccAAAGAGAAAAAGGAGAAGAAAAccaaacagagaaagaaagatgaAGACGAGGACGATGATGACGACGATGATGGAAACATGAAG GAACCAAAGTCATCCAGTCAGCTCATGATGGAGTGGGGTCTCGAAGACGTGCAGTACGCCTTCTCAGAGGATGACTATAAAACGATCACCAACTACAAAGCTTTTAGCCAATTTCTGAG GCCCCTCATTGCCAAGAAGAACCCCAAGATCCCCATGTCGAAAATGATGACGGTGCTTGGAGCAAAATGGAGGGAGTTCAGCGCAAACAACCCTTTTAAAGGCACCTCCGCAACTGCCGTGGCTGCGGCTGTGGCTGCTGCCGTGGAAACGGTCAATGTGGCCCCGCCCATCTGTATTAGAAGTATTCAACAGATCTCACCATCTGGGCAAATCAAAAAAGCCAAAACCAAAGAGGGAAAgg GGCCTGGTGCTAAAAGAAAGAGTAAGCCagttaaagaaacaaaaaagaaagggAAGCCGAAGAAGTCCAAATCGAAAGCAGGCCAGGGTGGAAAAAGGAAAAAAGGCTCTTCG AGTGAGGAGGATTTCCTGGATGACTTTTCAGACTTTGATGACATCAGCATTCACAGTGCCTCCGTCCGCTCCGACACTTCAGCAGCacctaaaaagaaaacaagccgTCGAGGacgaaagaaaagaaaaa GAGAGGATGGAGACGGTTACGAGACAGACCATCAGGACTACTGTGAGGTCTGTCAGCAGGGTGGAGAGATCATTTTATGTGACACCTGTCCTAGAGCATATCACCTGGTGTGTCTGGATCCAGAACTGGAAAAAGCCCCTGAGGGCAAATGGAGTTGCCCCCACTGT GAAAAAGAAGGCATCCAGTGGGAGGCCAAAgatgatgaggaggaggaagatGAGGTTGCCGGTGAGGAGGAAGATGACCATATGGAGTTCTGCAGGGTTTGTAAGGATGGTGGAGAGCTGTTGTGCTGTGACACTTGTCCGTCCTCCTACCACATCCACTGCCTCAACCCACCACTGCCTGAGATCCCTAATGGAGAGTGGCTGTGTCCGCGGTGTATG TGTCCACCACTAAAAGGAAAAGTCCAAAAGATTCTACATTGGTCTTGGGGAGATCCCCCTTTACCTCCTGAGGTCCCCCCTCTGCAGGATGGAGAGAAGGTGGATGGTTTAGCCAAAACCCCACTGAAGGGCCGTCCAGAGAGGCAGCTGTTTGTGAAATGGGCTGGCCTGTCTTACTGGCACTGCTCGTGGGTCAACGAACTACAG TTGGAGTTGTACCATACGGTAATGTACCGTAACTATCAGCGTAAAAACGACATGGACGAACCACCTCCATATGACTATGGCTCTGGGGAGGAGGAGCTTAACAACGAAAAGAGGAGGAGCAAAGATCCACAGTACGCAGCCATGGAGGAACGCTTTTACCGTTACGGGATCAAACCAGAGTGGATGATCATTCACAGAATCCTCAACCACAG TTTTGATAAAGATGGAGATGTACACTACCTGATTAAGTGGAGAGACCTCGCTTATGATCAGTGCACATGGGAGGCTGATGACTTCGACATCCCAGATTATGACAACTATAAGCAAGCCTACTGGGACCACAG GGAGCAGGTGCTCGGTGAGAGCCGCCCTCCCCTGCTGTGCAGAAAGGGAAAGCGTCTTAAAGATGAAGGAAAGAGAAGAGAACCCCCTCCAGACACTCCGGTTGTAGAC CCCACCATCAAGTTTGACCAGCAGCCCTGGTACATCGATGACACAGGGGGGACTTTGCACCCGTATCAGCTTGAAGGCCTAAACTGGTTGCGCTTCTCTTGGGCTCAAGGAACTGACACAATCTTGGCTGATGAAATGGGGCTTGGCAAGACCGTGCAGACGATAGTGTTCCTGTACTCACTTTACAAAGAG GGTCACTCCAAAGGGCCGTTTCTGGTCAGTGCGCCACTATCCACCATCATCAACTGGGAAAGAGAGTTTGAGATGTGGGCTCCAGAATTTTATGTCGTGACTTACACAGGGGACAAAGAGAGCAGGGCCGTCATACGCGAGAACGAATTTACTTTCGAGGACAGTGCAGTCAAAACGGGTCGTAAGGTTTTCCGCATGAAG AAGGACACTCCGATAAAGTTTCATGTGCTGTTGACGTCATATGAACTGATCACCATTGATCAGGCCATTCTTGGCTCTATCACCTGGGCCTGCCTGGTTGTAGATGAAGCCCACCGGCTGAAGAATAACCAATCAAAG TTTTTCAGGATTCTGAATGGCTACAAAATCTACTATAAGCTGCTCCTGACTGGGACCCCATTGCAGAACAATCTAGAGGAGCTTTTTCACCTGCTCAACTTTCTCACCCCTGAGCGCTTCAA TAACCTGGAGGGTTTTCTGGAAGAGTTTGCGGATATCTCAAAAGAGGACCAGATTAAAAAACTGCATGACCTACTGGGACCACACATGCTCAGGAGGTTAAAGGCAGACGTCTTCAAGAACATGCCGGCAAAAACCGAACTCATAGTCCGGGTAGAACTGAGCCCGATGCAGAA GAAATActacaaattcattttaacacgAAATTTCGAGGCATTAAATTCCAAGGGAGGTGGTAACCAAGTGTCTCTTCTCAACATAATGATGGACTTGAAGAAATGTTGCAACCACCCCTACCTGTTTCCAGTTGCTGCAGTG GAAGCGCCCGTCTTGCCTAACGGTTCATATGATGGCAACATGCTGGTGAAATCCTCAGGCAAACTCACACTGCTTCAGAAGATGCTTAAAAAGCTCAAAGACGAGGGCCACCGAGTTCTCATCTTCTCTCAG ATGACAAAGATGCTTGACCTGCTAGAGGACTTCCTGGAGTTTGAGGGGTATAAATATGAGCGTATTGATGGGGGCATCACTGGGGGGTTGCGACAAGAGGCCATCGATCGCTTTAACG CACCTGGGGCTCAGCAGTTCTGTTTTCTGCTTTCTACACGTGCTGGAGGATTGGGCATTAATCTGGCAACCGCAGACACAGTGATCATATATGATTCTGACTGGAACCCACACAATGATATTCAG GCATTCAGTAGGGCACATCGTATCGGGCAAAATAAGAAAGTAATGATCTATCGTTTCGTAACGCGGGCATCCGTAGAGGAGCGTATCACCCAGGTGGCCAAGCGAAAAATGATGCTGACCCACCTGGTGGTCAGACCCGGCTTGGGCTCCAAAACAGGTTCAATGTCTAAACAGGAACTGGATGATATCCTCAAGTTTGGCACCGAGGAGCTTTTCAAAGATGATATGGAGGCTGCCAGAACTATGG GTGATAACAAAGACGGAGAGGAGGTTAGTGTGATCCACTACGATGATAATGCCATCTCCAAACTGCTGGATCGCAGTCAGGACGCCACAGAAGACACAGAGATCCAGAACATGAATGAGTACCTGAGCTCCTTTAAAGTGGCTCAGTATGTAGTGAGAGAGGAAGATGGAGAG gagGAGGTCCAAAGAGAGATTATTAAGCAAGaagaaaatgttgatccagacTACTGGGAGAAGCTCTTGAGGCACCATTACGAGCAGCAGCAGGAGGATCTGGCAAGAAACCTGGGCAAAGGAAAACGCATCCGCAAACAGGTCAACTACAATGACGCCTCCCAGGAGGACCAAG AGTGGCAGGATGATCTTTCAGACAATCAGTCTGAATATTCTGTCGGGTCTGAAGACGAAGATGAAGATTTTGAGGAGCGTCCAGAAG GAGGGCGCAGACATTCTCGCAGACAATTAAAGAGCGACCGGGACAAACCATTGCCACCGTTGCTTGCTAGAGTTAGTGGAAATATAGAG GTTTTGGGATTTAACGCCCGGCAGCGGAAAGCCTTCCTGAATGCGATCATGCGCTGGGGGATGCCCCCACAAGATGCCTTCAACTCACACTGGCTGGTCCGTGACCTGAGAGGGAAAAGCGAGAAGGAATTTAG GGCTTATGTGTCTCTGTTCATGAGGCATCTGTGTGAGCCGGGAGCAGATGGAGCAGAGACCTTCGCTGATGGGGTACCAAGGGAGGGGCTGTCCCGTCAACACGTTCTCACACGGATCGGTGTCATGTCTTTGGTCCGCAAAAAG GTTCAGGAGTTTGAGCATGTGAATGGGAAATTCAGCACACCAGATTTGATTCCTTTGGGATTAGAGTTTAAAAAACTAACTGAGAGCATCTCATCGGACCCTAACACACCTGTCCCAGCCAGTCCGGTTCCAACTCAACCCAGCACTCCTGTTCCTTCAG ATAAAAGTGAGTTAGTATCCGGTTCTCAAGAGGACAAGGAGATTACAGAACCAGAGAGCGCCAAATCATCAGACCCTGAG CCACCAATGAAGCCAGAACCGTCCCCGGCACCAGAGAAGACCAATGAGAGTGAAGATCCAAAGAGCGGCAGTACAGGAGAAAAACGACAAGAGGAGAGCGGGAAAACCACTGACAAGTCACCTGTCCATCCAGAGCCATCGtccaatcaaacacagctgccCACTAAACCAAGCGAGCAGTCAGCCAATCAGACGGCTTTAGGTGAGGGGTTCTCACTACGCAGGTAA